Genomic segment of Gasterosteus aculeatus chromosome 4, fGasAcu3.hap1.1, whole genome shotgun sequence:
AAATACCAGGATTATAAATGTGCTGATTGAGTGACATGTTTATCTGTAAAGCTGTTATACAAGACAGAAACGAGTGTTCACATCACATTTGCTGAGTGTAGGAGGTTAGTGAAGGACTCATGCTGTGCAACTGCCTGTCAATCATCCTAGCTACCTGTGAGTCGTGCAGTGCATTTAAAGAATTACTTCTCCAGATTGCCTCCTGCTGCCCCATCAAAGGGGATAGATATGAATGATATAGAAATATGTGGTTACTCTGGATAAAACGTTATTTCATGAAGCAAGCGCTGCATGATGTCAGTTCGCCCTCACCTAGGCTTCTCTCTCGGACGAACCTGGCTAGCTTtcgtaaaatgttatttttctccttgtttTCAAATCCTTATTGAATCTTTATAAGGtagtagacaaacacaaatctaAAAAGAACAAGATAGTGGATCATGTGATTAGTTTAATGttcatgaaaaatattcagATCAATATTTCAGCATAATTATTACAGTTCTGAGTGTTCAGTACtcaaacaatacaaatagaaTGTTTTGTATGGCATTAAGAGTTTGTTGATGAACCCTGAACTGTGTCttttatgttttgtgtctccGCTTTCACCAAATGTTTGTCACATGTTCTAACTGTTCACGCCTGCAGGATAATGGATAAGCTCCACAGAGATGTACAGAGTGGAGAGGACAAGTACCGCTACAAGATGGACTATCCCTGCATGGGAACCTGTGTGATCATCAACATCAAGAATTTCGACCTCAAAACAGGTAGCTACACCCactgatgcacacaaacacacacctgtcatTTTATCATCAcgtgcaaaatattttgttgaagATACAACTTTCTAAAAAGACATTCGTCAATACATGATTTCTTCAGCGAATCCACATTTCTTCTTCATGTTTCTAAGTCCGCCCTGTGGCGAGGACTCGGCCGCATCAGTTGTACACAGCAGATTTAAGAGAGATAAATTGTCTCTATGAGATTCAATTTGAACTCTAAGcgggtgtttatattgtcccaatcttgtcagtgttaaatcaacactcaacgttGTGTGAACaagttaactcggaataagtgtcaaaagTAAATCTtcccagtgttaaatacattacaggtcatttagctgtttagcatttttaacccatggtttttacattttagcccggggagcaattaggggttaggtgtctcgctcagggacactttgacatagGTAGCAGCCATGggtcgaaccgccaaccttgtggttccctgctcaccctctctactccatgcgccccaGAACGTAGAGTCAAGCCAAATACCAAGAAGTGACACTGTAcggttacatttcaaacctagcAAAGACTTAATTTAACTCTATTGAGTgtcgcaaatgaatctgatcAAACAATCTCAATTTTCAACAgatttttaaatggtttggtttgttataaacatcagagatgtagttatgacactgcatacatactatgaataattatgttatgttctaaaaaattgaataatgttctaaaataggtacaagatttccctttacaagtatacatcaagaaatgctgcatgttgaaattcGACACACTGTACAGCGATGTATTTATGACACATCCTACCTTATACCGACCCCCACCCTGCGCTCCGGCCTTCGATAAGCGAGACAGATCCGACAAGCTTGGTTGCTCTCACGCAGACTGCCTGCACTCCGTACGACCGCTGGACCTTCTCTGCTCAAGGAATTGACAACTTAACTTGCCTCTTTTTCAATTACTTTACTTAAGTATTATAGGACTCACTTGGTACtattgaatagttttcccacaACATTTCCTCACTCCTTATGTTGTGTCCGTCACATCTGTCATTTACCTCCACAACGCCTtccgtggaggtggaggggaagtGGTTAAGAAAAGATATAGGATCATTCTTTTCTAAAAACTCATTAGGACATTTGGACATGGAACAGTAGTAAAATCCCAGGTTCAATAGaccataataaaataaacaaagggCAGATTTATATATAGCTACTTCACATTCATTATCCTGGTATGGATCTCTGTCACACTGTGGCGGGTTCCTGGGACTCTGGAATGGAACCGAGCCATCGTTAATGTTATCAATAATGTCTGCCACGAGAAAGCTTCTGATCGGCGTACTCCAGGATCTACTCAAAAGCCCCAACGTCGTCCTACCACCATGAGTTTCTGCCTTCTTTCACCtgtgttttgtcatttcagAGACTCTGTTCGCTCTGCAGAACAaatcatcatgttgtgttgaagccTGTGCGTTTCTACCTCTTCTTTTCTGCCTGTCTCTCCAGGCATGGAAACTCGCCACGGGACGGATGTGGATGCTGCCGAACTTGAGAAGACCTTCTCGAAACTGGGTTATAAGGTCACTCTGGTCCACGATCAGACCGCAGACCAGATAGTGGACCTGCTGAGGGACGGTAACGGAAACGTGCAGCTTTTCATTCACTTGATTTGTTCGATGTTGAAGTACAAAGCTCAACCGTCTGgctattttgaaatgtatttgtttttcagtacatctaaaataaatgaacacaaacgATATTATCACACGGCAAAGTAACTTCATAGCGTATTTAATAAACCATTAGATAGaaagataaaaagaataaataattatattaaaaagtTCCCTTCAGTGACCTAAATAAAGCTGGCAGTACAGATATGTAGCCTTTTACAGTTTTCCCcagaaaatattacatttttattggcAAACTAGTTATGCTTGAGCTTTATgtactaatattttaaaattaaagaTTTCCACTTTAAGACTAGGGAcaattttcagtttttaaaatgacattatcaACTAATTGAACTGATTAAATAAGTGTATTAAGTGTGTATTGCTGCATTTACATAATAAACAGCGTGACCGTAGTAACATGCGGCAACCTCTAGATGTCAGCTCCTGACACTGGTTTCTCTATGATGTCAAAACGCACCCATGAGCTTCACAAATGTCTGTGCAATCTGCTCACAAATCATCTATTTACGAACATACAGCATCTGCGCTATTAAAACAACAGAACATCTGTTCTGTGTGTCTCCAGTGTCCACACAGGACCACAGAAAGAGTGCGTCGttcgtgtgtgtgctgctgagtCGTGGGGACGAGGGTGGGATTTACGGCACCGACGGCAGCTTTGTGAATTTAGATGAGCTGACGAAGTTCGTCGATGGAAATGGCTGCAGGAGTCTGGTGGGGAAACCCAAACTCTTCTTCATACAGGTGAGATAATGGTCCATGTAGCCAACTTCATTCCTCGGTGCAGGCTGCAATGACGGAGGAATGCCTACATGTACCACGATGCATTGCAATGAGGAATTTACTGCTGCAATTAACAACATTTCTAATTATCACTGTGTGTCATAATTGATATGCCGTTAGTTTGTTTGAGTGAACGAGAAAAACCaccgctgctgctgatgctgctgctgctgctgctgctgctgctgctgctgctgctgctgctgctgctgctgctgctgctgctgctgctgctgctgatgctgctgctgatgctgctgctgatgctgctgctgatatTCCTTTAATGATCCCTTATAGGGGGAATGTGGGGATTGTAGCAGCTGAAGCACAGGGAAACAaataaagataataaataaaacacatacagtaaatagaaaatagaaatgtacatttgtatatatatatacattatatatacacagtgcCTTGCGTAAGCATTAACCCCTGTTGGCCTTTTCTACATTTTGCCATGGTATAACCACAGGTTAAAATGTACTTCATTGGGATTTTATGTAATGGACCAACACAAAACAGTCCCTCATCTGGAAGTCGGGGGAAAGTTTACATGAATTTCTAAATTATTCACAGATAAAAATGGAAGTGTTGTGTGCGTATGTATTCATATGTAAATTAAACAGACGCAACCAGGAGTCCCATGGCAACTCTGTCCACAGGACGACTATGAGCCGTGAACTACACAAATGTGGCCTTTATGGAACAGTGGCAAGAAGAAAGCTGCTGTTGAAGTAAACCATTAAAAACCCCGTTTGGAGTTTGAAGCCTTGTGGGAggcagaagtaaacaaagttgtgttcacagcattcaaatatttgATCTCGgccacaaatatatatataatgtgtgtgtgtgtgtgtaaatgtgagaGGGGTTAGCATGACACCACCACGTGTCATGTCGTGCTTGTCATCTCTAAAGGCGGCACGGGGGAATAAGCTGGACGATGGGACCCTTTCCGAGTGTGACAGCATGGACGGGCAAACGCCGAGCAGGATCCCTGTGGAAGCAGACTTCCTGTACGCCTATTCCACCACTCCAGGTAAACTTGCATTGTAGCCGTTAGATGAAGGCTGACCGTGAGTAGTTTAATGCAGCCAACTGTCCCTCAGGCTTCAACGCTTGGAGAGACACCCAGAATGGCTCGTGGTTCATGCAGTCGCTGTGCGAGATGCTGCGGCGTTTTAGCGGCCAGCTGGAGCTGATGCAGATCATGACCCGGGTCAACAACAAGGTGGCGCTGGAGTATAAGACCACCCCCGGGCAGAGCAGCAAGAGGCAGATGCCATGTATCGTGTCCTTGCTGACCAAAGAGTTCTACTTTCCTTAGATCTCCATTTGACTTTTGTtctcttttaccttttttaagaGCGTTGAATAGTTCATGTAGAACACGATAGCATTAACGTTAGTTCTGTTTTGTCTTAGAAAATCTAGACCAGTTTTACGTATACTGCATGTTTGATTATCGGGTGATGCAGAAAATATACTCGGGGTGGTGGGACAGTTTCCAGGGATGTATTTCCAATCAGCCTGTTTCAGTGATTCCACACATACATGTTAGCAGAGGGTGtggatgttattttaataattctaATACAGAATGCTGTATATTCAAAGGGTGAACAGGCTTGTTCACacaccgcaaacacacacaccgtgtttGCCTTTAACAGCTTTTCGAATGCAATAAATGTACAAGTGTCATAAAATATCAAACCATGCGTATGTGAATGTATGTGATGAAACTACCTAAAGTAAGCTGAACAGACTGATAATTATCCTAATGCTGATAAACAGCcctaattacattacaggtcatttagcagacgcttttatccaaagcgacatacattacactttaaacccatggctttttcacattttgcctggagagcaattaggggttaggtgtcttgctcagggacacttcaacattaaacatggggcagcctggactcgaaccaccaaccttgtgcttcccagcacaccttctctaacccctaaCCACCACGACAACCTAATGTGAGTACTGTGGTAGAATATCTAGAAAGCTTGTTTCCTTTTTCAGGTGGTCACAAATCTGCTGTCAGTGTTGTAGGGCTCTGTACTCTGGGTGTTTCTATACGTCTCACTgggattgatggattgattcaGCAATGGTAAAGGGATCATTCAACTACAGACAGTTATTGGAATAAAACCTAAagtttgtttccactgtggtcCTCGTTTTGTCCTGTCCACTCAGACCGTCACCATGGAAGCACCGACACAAAAGGCTGTTATTGTGAACTCACTTTATAATGTTTGTAACGATGAAAACTCAATTATTATAAAACATACAAACTCTATTACAAcctattttccaaatattttcaaCTTCCATCTGCTGCAGCCTCAGATTCTGGAAGCTATGTATGAACATATGTTTAATTTCCTTGGAACTAAATCTAAAGGTTTAAAATAAACGTAAATGaggtaataaatacataaaaattaaATGAACGAATGCAGTTTCCGGTAATTTAAAATTACTttagaaaacccatgttgatcgatttgatctgctaatgctagcatgctacctcggagcccaccgatgtcttccattatgtcaacactcacgtACCTttgccagccttcttttgcgcacggctctgttgtctgttctgaatgttagatgtagccacgccccctgatttgcctataagaacgtgaaatgtaaaacggcattatgaaataagtctctggaaatgaaaaatggcattatgaaataaaagtctctggaaatgtaaaacggcattatgaaataaaagtaccatgaaatgaaaagtggcattatgaaataaaagtaccatgaaatgaaaagtggcattatgaaataaaagcaccatgaaataattaaatgtatttaatatttatgttttcattacctcatttatgtatttcatgatgtatttcaaatgcatatttcatgtatttattcatttatttaatttggactaaaacggcattctgTGGAGGGTGAAAAGTGACGAGACAGGAGATGGAGATGCGTTGAGTCAGCTTTACTCTCCAATTCAATAATAGAAAACAACACGTGAGAACTACCGCGGACACGCACGTTAACCTCACATCAAAACACTTTCccttaaaggtacagtcccTTGGTGAATGTCTCTCCAGCTTTCCATAGTTTCAGACTTTAGACCCCTTTCACTTCaagcttttttctttccacagtAAGGAATTTTTTTGCGAGTCCTGTATTAAGATGAAGTACTACCCCACGAGGAAAAGGCGGCGGGTAgattttatgtacaaataatcTACCGACTagtgagtcagaaactatttTGGGCTTAATATTGAATTAATACGTGTTGAATGAATGCTGACTACAGGCCGTTTGCCTTTATatccagcagtgtgtgttttcattgatgCTGACTGACAAATATAACTGGCCCCTGTGCAATAATTAAGCATTGCAGTCCGAGAGGCTGTAATGCTTAATATATATAATGcttatattaataaatatatatatatatatatatatatatatatatatatgtatatatatatatacatatatatatatatacatattcattaatatactgaattcTTTGAGTCCTTATTATCTTAAACTGTTATATATGTTATAAATTTACTGCAAAGAAATAATGCTCAGTGATCCCTGTGAATGCTGCACACTGCTCCGTTTAAGCGGTTGCTTCCTTTCACATTGGTTGACACAGTAGCCAGCCTTTgccttttgttctttcttttaattCAATATACTATTATGAATTCCAAGGGATCTGTCGTCAAACATACAATTGTCATTAATaataaacttgtgtttgtgtgtgcacacaggacACAATGCCGAGAGGATGGGGATGAGGCCTCGGCTGGAGGTCAGATGCTGAACAAAGTGTCAGTTTAAGGGTGTGCATATTTATtgttgtggaagattttgcacagacaatcggtaaatacaaataaagagaCTCTTTCCAGGAGACTGGCATCTTATCAGAGTGAGACACTCCAGCTCAATTCTTTATCACGGCCACACCATCCCACCACTTGCAATTTATAACCTTGTTCGCTCAATGAAACATTGCAAGTACTGTAAGTTCTAATCTTTTATCTTTTCGcactaaaataaatcaaagcaaATGTTTCCCTTTCACAAAAGCATCTTTGTTCACAGTTCACTCTGATATCAGACACTGTTCCATTGGTGTAGGTTTCACAACCCATATGTATGTAGGAACTGAACAGAAGTTGGCTCATGTCTAACATTCTTACAGAAGTTATCTCTGAGTGACACTATGAGGGGATTACTATCtacctgaagtggaattattATGTATCTATGGgccatttccttttaaatggttCATAGTTGAAATTCAACAGAAGTTGGCTCgtgaatgacattttaaaggaaGTTGGCACATGTATGACATTCTGACAGGCTGTTGGAGCCTCTGAGTCGTGCGGGGTCTCTGGCGGCCTTGCcaaacctgtattttgactctttAAACAAGTTTCTGTCCCCACTTCTAAACGCATGATTCTTTTGTAATCGAAGCCGTCGGAGTTCAGCGGTAAACCAGGgcttgttgtaactcaccctggtgcattaTGGGACACAGCTGTCTTCACAGAAGCTAATGTATGCCGGCACAGCCTCTGTGTACTCATCCAGACTGGTGGTGGGCTGTTGGACTGGTTGGTCTTTTAATCAATtcaattttaattttattttgtatagcccataatcgcaacttacaaatttgcctcagagggctttacagtccatactcatacaacatcctctgtcccgaaacccaccatcggcacaggaaaaactccccaaaaaatcccttggaaaaacccttccaagagggaaaaaagggaagaaaccttagggagaacgtcagaggagggatcccactcccgggatggacagattacaatggatgccatgtgtacagaaagaacaatgtataatacatgcaattcctatgacagaaatgattcaagtaattgtgagtagtaagccaggcgcacagcaggaccactgcaggggcaaccaccatcagatagaaccaccatccacagaagcctgtggggagggagagcagagagactttaggagagggtaatgttggtttacgaatacactaatatgattaatatctaaaataataatgatgatgacagcAGCGacggcaggcaggcaggcaggcaggcaggcaggcaggcaggcaggcaggcaggcaggcaggcaggcaggcaggcaggcaggcagggccacagtaggtgtcaggaccacgGTCCCAAAGGAACCACGCTCTTTTATAGTGTGgccaaccttcatcagccttatgagctgcacctgggccgctcgttgtcgcctgagggggcggggtgtttccccttttggtcacctgacctcttgctcGTTGGTGCCCCTGCTCTTTGTGCTGCTCTCTTGAGGCGCTGTCCAGAGTGCTGcgccgtgggttgccacaatgtttatacatatattaggcctgaacacgtattcttacactgtcaatagattaaataaaactaatctcaaattttgaaatgaattcatctACATTAATAGCCATTtaaaactttgtttttattgtagaaACTGAATCTGAGAAGTGAACGAGAATGAG
This window contains:
- the LOC144406302 gene encoding caspase-3-like; translation: MDKLHRDVQSGEDKYRYKMDYPCMGTCVIINIKNFDLKTGMETRHGTDVDAAELEKTFSKLGYKVTLVHDQTADQIVDLLRDVSTQDHRKSASFVCVLLSRGDEGGIYGTDGSFVNLDELTKFVDGNGCRSLVGKPKLFFIQAARGNKLDDGTLSECDSMDGQTPSRIPVEADFLYAYSTTPGFNAWRDTQNGSWFMQSLCEMLRRFSGQLELMQIMTRVNNKVALEYKTTPGQSSKRQMPCIVSLLTKEFYFP